Proteins encoded within one genomic window of Pedobacter africanus:
- a CDS encoding RagB/SusD family nutrient uptake outer membrane protein: protein MRYNILTALVVVLSFTGCKKFLDEKPISNLIEQNYYRNTEEVETGVIACYDGLQKVYDIEFKLTEIRADNTSGVSLEGDWGAIKFFRDGPSNFFLLDYWQRAYNTIARCNLVLKYIDNVSDPVKKKYFEGEAKFIRSLMYFNLVRLYGDVPLLTASIKFDDFDKFKRISKTEIYNQIKTDLLTAVDYCPPSWPTAQVARVSKGASQALLAKVYLTLRDYPNVKLQLASLVGSNFKGSTYQLNPSYAAIFSTASEMSKEIVFAVRYKASANGEGNSFSYEYTNNGDARNVKASAPYQALFETGDVRKASTFNAANGLCTKFLDPTAPQRDAGNDFPVIRFADVLLMYAEASNELLTAPNSEVLTPLNEVRLRAVASTYNSVGLSTKEAARAAIIKERKLEFGFENERWYDLVRMDQSSTIAILNAYLAATGNPNISVPAYRLIFPIPQTEIDLSKGNLTQNPDYN from the coding sequence ATGAGATACAACATATTAACAGCCCTGGTAGTCGTATTGAGCTTTACCGGCTGCAAAAAGTTTTTGGATGAAAAACCAATCTCCAATTTGATAGAGCAGAATTATTACCGCAATACCGAAGAGGTGGAAACTGGGGTAATTGCCTGTTATGATGGATTGCAAAAAGTATACGACATTGAATTTAAGCTTACAGAAATACGGGCCGATAATACCTCTGGAGTATCACTGGAGGGCGACTGGGGCGCTATTAAGTTCTTCAGGGATGGCCCTTCCAACTTTTTCCTGCTCGATTACTGGCAGCGCGCTTATAACACCATAGCCCGCTGTAACCTGGTGCTCAAATACATCGACAACGTAAGCGACCCGGTTAAAAAGAAGTATTTTGAAGGCGAGGCCAAATTTATCCGCTCGCTAATGTATTTTAACCTGGTGCGGCTGTATGGCGATGTGCCTTTACTAACCGCATCCATTAAATTCGACGACTTCGATAAGTTCAAGCGCATCAGCAAAACAGAGATCTATAATCAGATCAAGACCGACCTGCTGACTGCCGTTGATTACTGCCCGCCATCCTGGCCAACTGCGCAGGTAGCAAGGGTTAGCAAAGGTGCTTCACAGGCATTGTTAGCCAAGGTTTACCTCACACTCAGGGACTATCCGAATGTTAAACTGCAGCTGGCTTCATTGGTCGGCAGCAATTTTAAGGGCAGCACTTATCAGCTTAACCCATCTTATGCTGCCATTTTCAGCACAGCCTCTGAAATGAGCAAGGAAATCGTTTTTGCAGTGCGTTATAAAGCCAGTGCCAATGGCGAAGGCAACTCCTTTTCTTACGAATACACCAATAATGGCGATGCCAGGAACGTCAAAGCTTCGGCCCCTTACCAGGCGCTTTTTGAGACCGGTGATGTAAGGAAAGCCAGCACCTTTAATGCAGCAAATGGCCTATGCACCAAATTTCTGGATCCTACAGCGCCGCAAAGGGATGCAGGTAACGACTTCCCGGTAATCCGCTTTGCAGATGTGCTCCTGATGTATGCAGAAGCATCAAACGAATTGCTTACGGCACCAAACAGCGAGGTATTGACGCCTTTAAACGAAGTTCGGTTAAGGGCAGTAGCCAGCACATACAACAGTGTTGGTCTCAGTACTAAAGAAGCAGCCCGGGCTGCTATAATCAAAGAAAGGAAGCTGGAATTCGGCTTTGAAAATGAAAGGTGGTACGACCTTGTAAGAATGGACCAAAGCAGTACAATTGCCATTCTAAATGCTTATCTTGCTGCTACGGGGAACCCGAATATCAGTGTGCCAGCTTATAGATTAATCTTCCCCATCCCTCAGACAGAGATTGACCTGAGCAAAGGTAACTTAACGCAAAACCCAGATTACAACTGA
- a CDS encoding beta-N-acetylhexosaminidase — MMKLNKWLLLVTLLFGVLRSTAQSDIIPLPKNIKTNGSSFTLNATTKIYYEKGLKQQAELLQAALAPATGFGFKLAELTGAMQNGIVMRFDKSFAANKEGYRLSVSNNQVSINGATQAGVFYATQTLLQMLPPAIFDTHLQKQQVWKVKGADIEDAPQYVWRGMMLDVARYFFSKEYVLKFIDMMAMYKLNVLHFHLVDDSGWRLEIKKYPKLTSVGAWSGVGAERQGGYYTQEDIKEIVAYATARNVDVIPEIELPAHVLSAVASYPYLCCTGEQYIVQTQHSISRELYCVGKESTFDFLADVFAETFALFPSKYIHIGGDEAKYDRWKACPHCQKRKKELNLKEEKELQVYFNARVQQMVKKYGKTIVGWDEIIEDGLKDKAVGMIWHNKEKALKAVSAGHYSVMNLSDYSYFDAPESDIPGELKAATWIKPISLEKAYSLNPMLNGLDEKYRPQILGAEGSLWSDQFIHGTVLQELRLLNENRSEKYFDYLAFPRMAALAEVCWTPVKKQNWPDFEQRIRTHYQRYDYAGYGYRVPVPKLASNEKTADGYVLKLENLVEGAEIRYSTDGNRATPFSPVYTGSVKVAKLSDFYAITVVNRNQYSLPLYFPEKYDRFKPYGQLLREWVPSQIKGKEYADLEINATGKVTGNGTYQLSFWYTQGASRLDIQGIEVFKNGVKIGEDIHEGYTGKAAKDNIYKFKINDYETGAAFTVKAKVRGEISNDAAGAVFLRKE, encoded by the coding sequence ATGATGAAACTAAATAAATGGCTGCTGCTTGTTACGTTATTGTTTGGCGTACTGCGCTCAACTGCACAATCAGATATTATCCCCCTTCCCAAAAACATCAAAACAAACGGCAGTTCATTTACCTTAAATGCCACCACTAAAATTTATTACGAAAAAGGCCTTAAACAGCAGGCCGAATTGCTTCAGGCTGCATTGGCACCGGCAACCGGTTTCGGTTTTAAGCTTGCTGAACTAACAGGTGCCATGCAAAACGGTATTGTAATGCGTTTTGATAAGTCGTTTGCCGCCAATAAAGAAGGTTATCGCCTAAGTGTAAGCAATAATCAGGTCAGTATAAACGGGGCTACCCAGGCAGGTGTATTTTATGCAACTCAAACGCTCCTGCAAATGCTGCCACCGGCTATTTTCGATACACACCTGCAAAAGCAACAAGTATGGAAAGTGAAAGGAGCTGATATAGAAGATGCCCCTCAGTATGTTTGGAGAGGCATGATGCTGGACGTGGCCCGCTATTTCTTCAGTAAGGAATATGTGTTGAAGTTCATAGACATGATGGCTATGTACAAACTGAATGTGTTGCACTTTCACCTCGTAGACGATTCCGGCTGGAGGCTGGAGATCAAAAAATATCCTAAACTCACTTCGGTAGGCGCCTGGAGCGGTGTGGGGGCTGAGCGTCAGGGAGGTTATTATACGCAGGAAGACATCAAAGAGATTGTGGCCTATGCTACTGCGCGTAATGTAGACGTGATTCCTGAAATTGAACTTCCGGCGCATGTGCTTTCGGCCGTTGCATCTTATCCGTATCTGTGCTGTACGGGCGAACAGTATATTGTGCAGACCCAGCATTCCATCAGCAGGGAACTGTATTGTGTTGGTAAGGAGTCGACTTTCGATTTCCTGGCGGATGTATTTGCCGAAACTTTTGCGCTGTTCCCTTCAAAGTACATTCACATTGGTGGTGATGAAGCAAAATATGACCGCTGGAAGGCTTGTCCGCATTGCCAGAAACGCAAGAAAGAGCTGAACCTGAAAGAAGAAAAAGAGCTGCAGGTATATTTTAATGCGAGGGTACAGCAAATGGTTAAAAAGTACGGTAAAACCATTGTGGGCTGGGACGAGATCATTGAAGACGGCCTGAAAGATAAAGCTGTGGGTATGATCTGGCACAATAAAGAAAAAGCACTGAAAGCTGTAAGTGCAGGGCATTATTCGGTGATGAACCTGTCCGACTACAGCTATTTTGATGCGCCTGAAAGTGACATCCCCGGAGAGCTGAAAGCAGCCACTTGGATCAAGCCCATTTCATTGGAAAAAGCTTATTCCTTAAACCCTATGTTAAACGGACTGGATGAAAAGTACCGTCCGCAGATATTGGGTGCAGAAGGCTCTTTATGGTCCGATCAGTTTATTCACGGCACCGTGTTGCAGGAGCTCAGGCTGCTGAATGAAAACCGCTCGGAGAAATATTTTGATTACCTGGCCTTTCCAAGGATGGCGGCTTTGGCCGAGGTTTGCTGGACCCCGGTGAAAAAACAAAACTGGCCGGATTTTGAACAGCGAATCCGGACGCACTACCAGCGCTACGATTACGCAGGTTATGGCTATCGTGTGCCAGTGCCTAAACTGGCCAGCAATGAAAAAACTGCGGATGGCTATGTGCTGAAACTGGAAAACCTGGTTGAAGGTGCTGAAATCCGTTACAGCACAGATGGCAACAGGGCTACACCTTTTTCGCCGGTTTATACTGGTTCGGTTAAGGTAGCTAAGCTGAGCGACTTTTATGCTATTACGGTGGTGAACCGCAACCAGTACTCGCTGCCATTGTATTTCCCTGAAAAGTATGACAGGTTTAAACCTTACGGGCAGTTGCTGCGGGAGTGGGTTCCATCGCAGATCAAGGGAAAGGAATATGCTGATTTGGAAATCAATGCTACCGGAAAGGTAACAGGCAACGGAACTTATCAACTTTCGTTCTGGTATACCCAGGGAGCTTCACGCCTGGATATACAGGGCATAGAGGTCTTTAAGAACGGCGTGAAAATAGGAGAGGATATACATGAAGGTTACACCGGTAAGGCCGCTAAAGACAACATTTACAAGTTCAAAATAAATGATTACGAAACCGGTGCGGCCTTTACCGTAAAAGCTAAGGTGCGTGGAGAGATCAGTAATGATGCTGCCGGTGCAGTGTTTTTGAGGAAAGAATAG
- a CDS encoding SusC/RagA family TonB-linked outer membrane protein — MNSKVYLRGILPIVLSCFLFLEPAFSQTKVTVQGIVKDEQGGVLPGASVTVQGSKQGTVADEKGAFSLSVETGQILLINYLGYQPKTYAVTKTENITISLEPQENTMNTVVVIGYGTQKKSSVTGSVAKLNNDNLNQIPVSRADQALAGKLAGVQIQTTDATAGAAPVIKIRGAASITAGTNPLIVIDGYPVPTDLSAVDMNNVESIEVLKDAASAAIYGSRGANGVILITTKSGKNGKTVVGLNTSAGFKDVYRRLDFPTLSQWAAHVKSVNNGNLSAEIIAAQQYDVPLDPQDIVFRKGAFQNLQANVSGGSDNVKYYVSGEAVLDKGVIVTNDYKRYGGQANVDITPNKKWKIGISLTPSYTVQQTPNYKIHDLLRSFATWLPLYATESISQATGLPVGNLVHQRAFDPAANTRYKGINLSATANNNGYANLYGIDNTTYTVKTLANANVQYNFTEALSLKVSGGAFINNSRNEFFQKSWATRDPFLQGAAVAQASTRGTLANTQTIDVLNENILNYTKSFGKHDLNVIAGFTAQSTKISSSNSAATNFATDDIPTLNAGTLSSLSSTEERSALASVLFRANYAYDNKYLLSVGSRWDGSSRFGQDNRWGYFPSASLGWRVSNEGFYPAAAFVNDLKIRASYGATGNNNIGNYRAFANVNTVGAILGDATSLGFNSSFYDNPNLGWERSFSFNAGADLAFMKNRFTLTVDAYRSTTKDLLFFLPINTITGSNGVWTNVGEVENQGLEIELGAKIIDQENFKWSVSANGATNKNKVKALGNSNSIIGVGDPKRPNYFLAQVGQPLVQFYGYEYDSDIEVGGNFWPTNVHSDRVIARDINNDGVVNDLDRVVLGQPTPKFTWGLTSNLKYKDFDLSFVLQGSQGASVFNADPNYYETQFSATGTSAYLSLPANLQAKTKYKTESRYAIEDASFIALRNLNVGYTLNAKWLSAIKASNLRVYVSTANLWYKFAKGYSSYNPEGVNEYTDDPLKNGYQRGSAPVTRNITFGINANF, encoded by the coding sequence ATGAATTCGAAAGTTTACTTACGGGGTATACTCCCCATTGTATTGTCCTGTTTTTTGTTTTTGGAACCGGCATTCTCTCAAACCAAAGTAACTGTTCAGGGTATTGTTAAAGACGAACAGGGCGGTGTACTGCCCGGTGCATCTGTTACCGTACAAGGCAGCAAGCAAGGTACTGTAGCCGACGAGAAGGGCGCATTTTCACTGAGCGTGGAAACCGGTCAGATCCTGCTTATCAATTACCTGGGTTATCAGCCCAAAACCTATGCTGTAACCAAAACCGAAAACATTACCATCAGCCTGGAACCACAGGAAAATACCATGAACACTGTAGTAGTGATTGGTTATGGAACGCAAAAGAAATCTTCGGTTACCGGCTCGGTTGCCAAGCTCAACAACGACAACCTGAACCAGATTCCGGTTTCCAGGGCCGATCAGGCGCTGGCCGGTAAACTTGCCGGTGTGCAGATCCAAACTACAGACGCCACCGCAGGTGCTGCTCCGGTCATCAAGATCCGTGGTGCCGCCTCCATTACTGCGGGTACCAATCCGCTCATCGTCATTGATGGTTACCCGGTACCTACCGACCTCTCGGCAGTTGACATGAACAATGTGGAAAGTATAGAGGTATTGAAAGATGCGGCATCGGCAGCCATCTATGGCTCGCGCGGTGCAAATGGGGTTATCCTCATCACTACTAAATCCGGTAAAAACGGTAAAACGGTAGTGGGCTTAAATACTTCCGCCGGTTTTAAAGATGTGTACCGCAGGCTCGACTTTCCTACCCTTTCTCAATGGGCAGCTCATGTCAAATCGGTTAACAATGGGAACCTGTCGGCCGAAATTATTGCTGCACAGCAATATGATGTACCGCTAGATCCTCAGGATATTGTTTTCAGAAAAGGGGCTTTTCAAAACCTGCAGGCCAATGTAAGCGGTGGCAGCGACAACGTTAAATACTACGTTTCGGGCGAAGCAGTTCTGGATAAGGGCGTTATTGTAACCAACGATTACAAACGCTACGGCGGACAAGCCAATGTAGACATTACGCCGAACAAGAAATGGAAGATCGGCATCAGCCTTACCCCTTCCTACACCGTGCAGCAAACCCCGAATTATAAAATACACGACCTGCTGCGGAGCTTTGCTACCTGGCTGCCGCTCTATGCTACGGAAAGCATATCGCAGGCCACCGGTTTACCGGTAGGTAACCTGGTACACCAGCGTGCATTTGACCCCGCGGCCAATACCCGCTACAAAGGCATTAACCTTTCGGCTACAGCCAATAACAACGGCTACGCCAATTTGTATGGTATCGACAACACCACTTATACCGTAAAAACGCTGGCCAATGCCAATGTACAGTACAACTTTACCGAAGCGCTTTCCCTGAAAGTATCGGGTGGTGCATTCATCAACAATTCCAGAAATGAGTTCTTCCAGAAATCATGGGCAACGCGCGATCCTTTCCTGCAGGGCGCAGCAGTGGCACAGGCCTCTACCCGGGGCACACTCGCCAATACACAGACCATCGATGTATTGAACGAAAACATACTGAACTATACCAAAAGCTTTGGTAAGCATGATCTCAATGTAATTGCAGGTTTTACCGCACAATCTACTAAAATCAGCAGCAGCAATTCTGCAGCTACCAATTTTGCGACAGACGATATCCCTACCCTTAACGCCGGAACCTTAAGCTCCCTGAGCTCAACAGAAGAGCGTAGTGCGCTGGCCTCGGTGCTGTTCAGGGCAAACTATGCTTACGACAACAAATACCTTTTGTCTGTAGGCTCCCGCTGGGACGGCAGTTCCAGGTTTGGGCAGGACAACCGCTGGGGTTACTTCCCTTCAGCATCCCTGGGATGGCGGGTAAGCAATGAAGGTTTTTATCCTGCAGCAGCTTTTGTGAACGATTTAAAAATAAGGGCAAGTTATGGTGCCACAGGCAACAACAACATCGGGAATTACAGGGCCTTTGCCAACGTAAATACCGTAGGTGCCATACTGGGTGATGCCACCAGCCTGGGCTTCAACTCCAGCTTTTACGATAACCCCAACCTGGGCTGGGAACGCAGCTTCAGCTTCAATGCCGGTGCCGACCTCGCCTTCATGAAAAACAGGTTTACCTTAACGGTAGATGCCTACCGCTCTACCACCAAAGACCTGCTCTTCTTCCTGCCCATCAACACCATTACCGGAAGCAACGGAGTGTGGACCAACGTGGGAGAAGTGGAAAACCAGGGACTGGAAATTGAGCTGGGTGCAAAGATCATTGATCAGGAAAACTTCAAATGGAGTGTAAGTGCCAATGGGGCAACAAACAAAAACAAAGTAAAAGCCCTAGGCAACAGCAATTCTATTATTGGTGTGGGCGATCCAAAAAGGCCCAACTATTTTCTGGCACAGGTGGGCCAGCCGCTGGTCCAGTTCTATGGCTATGAGTACGACAGTGATATTGAGGTAGGGGGAAATTTCTGGCCTACCAATGTGCACTCCGACCGCGTCATTGCCCGCGACATCAATAACGACGGTGTGGTTAACGATCTGGACCGCGTGGTACTTGGGCAACCTACCCCGAAGTTTACCTGGGGACTGACCAGTAACCTCAAATACAAAGATTTTGATTTGAGCTTTGTATTACAAGGGTCGCAGGGCGCCAGTGTGTTCAATGCTGACCCTAATTATTACGAAACCCAGTTCTCGGCCACGGGTACTTCGGCTTATCTGAGCCTTCCTGCCAACCTGCAGGCCAAAACCAAATACAAAACCGAAAGCCGTTATGCCATAGAAGATGCTTCATTCATCGCCCTGCGCAACCTAAATGTAGGTTATACCCTGAATGCAAAATGGTTGAGCGCCATTAAGGCCAGCAACCTGCGGGTTTACGTATCTACGGCCAACCTGTGGTACAAATTTGCCAAAGGTTATTCCAGCTACAACCCTGAAGGAGTGAACGAATATACCGACGACCCTTTAAAAAATGGCTATCAGCGTGGATCGGCGCCGGTGACCAGAAACATCACTTTTGGTATCAATGCTAACTTTTAA
- a CDS encoding ATP-binding protein gives MKIKQRSFLIIFAVIVIFIGFLFRNSILQRAEQKQILNTLSELEINNQQISKLDTITLSLQAAENNFRMYTALWNPEYFLKYTTEIKHISGLLSELAVKDQDNISGIVGDLKSKRRQMLLYGEIKKLADSITNINLQLSTANISKSLLPVKTFPKPVVKKTVEVEEIKSEPVVQKKKFFQRLKNAILNKQEPKDTATIRKTETTYEPVEAGIEAYNKKQVERISAYYKGLLEDQKRNHARLTDKEQTILVLNERIFEHIKQLFKEYKDNSAIVDDARKLALKNKAKNSLDTIDRSGKLNFLISVLAYLGIIFMLYKLYRAYDKTIKANQLAAEQVASKSRFFTSISHEMRTPLNAIMGVSEQLKSTPLNEDQRAMSKLLDNSSSMLLSAVNEVLDFSRLETRKLSLAKTPFRYKRILNEVEGTTKVLADQKKLSLELLQEGAPDLLLDGDPYRLKQIVTNLTANAIKFTDKGKVSIEVEVKPTEEKHVLLLIKVKDTGIGIAAENIPLIFNEFSQVIHSKRNDWQTGSGLGLTISKKLVDLHKGKIEVQSTLGKGTTFSVELPYWIAPEEEENLDLQQEQVINSDRFKNIHVLVVDDSEMNLLVIKMIFKKLGISYDTAEGGADALQHIEKKRYDLVLTDIQMPEMDGMELTRRIRANADPKKSKIPVIAITGQISPDFHEMYLAAGLNDYLIKPISEMELKEKILDYIV, from the coding sequence ATGAAAATAAAACAACGTTCTTTTCTGATCATATTTGCAGTCATTGTAATTTTTATTGGTTTTCTTTTCAGGAATTCGATTCTGCAGAGAGCTGAACAAAAGCAAATCCTGAATACCCTCAGTGAACTGGAGATCAATAACCAGCAGATCTCAAAACTGGATACGATTACCTTAAGCTTGCAGGCAGCTGAGAACAATTTCAGGATGTACACTGCCTTGTGGAACCCTGAATATTTTTTGAAATATACCACAGAAATAAAGCATATATCGGGCCTGTTGTCTGAACTGGCCGTAAAAGATCAGGATAACATTTCGGGTATTGTGGGCGATTTGAAAAGCAAACGCCGGCAAATGCTGCTTTACGGGGAAATAAAAAAACTGGCCGACTCGATCACCAATATCAACCTGCAGTTGAGTACGGCCAATATTAGCAAAAGCCTGCTCCCTGTAAAAACCTTTCCAAAACCTGTGGTAAAGAAAACCGTAGAAGTAGAGGAGATCAAGTCTGAACCCGTTGTTCAAAAGAAGAAATTTTTTCAGCGTTTGAAAAATGCCATCTTGAACAAACAGGAGCCTAAAGATACTGCTACCATCCGGAAAACGGAAACCACCTATGAGCCTGTAGAAGCGGGCATTGAGGCTTACAATAAGAAACAGGTAGAGCGGATAAGCGCTTATTACAAAGGCTTACTGGAGGATCAAAAACGCAATCATGCCCGGCTGACGGATAAAGAGCAGACTATTCTGGTATTGAATGAGCGTATTTTTGAACACATCAAACAATTGTTTAAGGAGTATAAAGACAATTCTGCCATAGTTGACGACGCGAGAAAGCTGGCACTTAAAAATAAGGCCAAAAATTCGCTGGATACCATAGACCGTTCGGGTAAACTCAATTTCCTGATCAGTGTACTGGCTTACCTTGGCATCATCTTTATGCTGTACAAGCTTTACCGTGCATATGATAAAACCATTAAGGCCAACCAGCTTGCAGCAGAGCAGGTGGCCAGCAAATCGAGGTTTTTTACCAGCATCAGCCATGAAATGCGCACCCCTTTAAATGCTATCATGGGGGTGTCAGAGCAGTTGAAATCTACCCCGTTAAATGAAGACCAGCGTGCGATGTCTAAATTGCTGGATAATTCTTCGTCCATGCTTTTATCGGCCGTAAATGAAGTGCTTGATTTCTCCAGGCTGGAAACGCGGAAACTTTCGCTGGCCAAAACGCCTTTCCGGTATAAACGGATCTTAAATGAAGTTGAGGGCACCACCAAAGTATTGGCCGATCAGAAAAAACTAAGCCTGGAACTGCTGCAGGAGGGGGCTCCCGATCTGCTGCTGGATGGCGACCCCTACCGTTTGAAACAGATTGTGACCAATCTGACAGCGAATGCCATTAAATTTACAGACAAAGGGAAGGTGAGCATTGAGGTAGAGGTAAAGCCAACGGAGGAAAAGCATGTACTGCTGTTGATCAAAGTAAAGGATACCGGCATCGGCATAGCTGCAGAAAATATCCCGCTGATATTTAATGAATTCTCGCAGGTGATCCATTCTAAACGGAATGACTGGCAAACCGGTTCAGGGCTGGGTCTAACCATCAGCAAAAAACTGGTAGACCTGCATAAAGGTAAAATTGAAGTGCAAAGCACACTCGGAAAGGGGACTACCTTTAGCGTCGAACTGCCCTACTGGATTGCTCCTGAAGAAGAAGAAAACCTGGACCTTCAGCAGGAACAGGTCATCAACAGCGACCGCTTTAAAAATATTCATGTACTGGTGGTCGACGATTCTGAGATGAACCTACTGGTGATCAAGATGATCTTTAAAAAGCTGGGGATCAGTTACGATACGGCTGAAGGTGGAGCGGATGCACTGCAGCATATAGAAAAGAAAAGGTACGATTTGGTGCTTACCGATATACAAATGCCGGAAATGGATGGAATGGAACTTACCAGAAGGATCAGGGCAAATGCCGATCCTAAAAAATCTAAAATACCAGTGATTGCAATTACCGGGCAGATTTCTCCCGATTTCCATGAAATGTACCTTGCTGCGGGTTTGAACGATTACCTCATCAAGCCGATCTCAGAAATGGAGCTGAAAGAGAAAATACTGGATTACATTGTGTAA
- a CDS encoding chondroitinase-B domain-containing protein, giving the protein MKKLLLPLLLFSLNAFSASVIVDNPAALTAAVAKAKPGDVIYLKDQTWIDAGIQLQGKGTARQPISILPQTPGGVVFSGQSYVQLGGEYLLFKGFHFKRGHSPKREIISFRINNDILASNCRVSNIVIEDYSQPERFKTDSWVTFYGRHNRVDHSTFVNKLNAGPLIIAELDDERSQQNYHSIDSNYFKGRQRFGANGGETIRIGVARYSLSASRTSITGNYFERCNGEVEVVSIKSGENKVSFNTFYECEGGLVLRHGSGNVVEGNFFIGNNKAFTGGVRVINPEQKVINNVFYQLKGINFRATLAVMNGVPNSQLNRYFQVKDALIEKNSFISCESILFGTGKDAERTLGPENVSFKRNLIVTDGDQAFTDANNNGGIHFSENALGVDFRGKIPEGFSKIKPSTISVQGIELPYDAQYGAELKRMPFIRKEQTGAAWYKPAVAVPARKPQHFLVTAARAGSIPDLIKKTIAGDTLILTEEGTYKMLEEIRVSKPLVIMAAKNLKGRPVLVNASFKSLPAFICIENGGDLQLNGLAFKGTYQSYATADGGIRSTDLPMNRPYKLTIDNCEFSDYNESNNGAFRAGKSTFADSLVVTNSIFHNMSGAGLDLSAEKDDKGFYNAEYTIVRNCSFSNMLSGAINIYRGGNDESTLGPFVTIDHCTFNEVENREQGTVIKLVGAQRASITHCSFSQSGQGGRSIQFQEYRWDNILVDYCNFYESGKVESFYNKAMGSNNTFKKLP; this is encoded by the coding sequence ATGAAAAAACTCCTTCTCCCACTTTTATTGTTCAGCCTGAATGCCTTTTCGGCTTCCGTTATTGTAGATAACCCCGCGGCGCTCACAGCAGCTGTAGCCAAAGCAAAACCCGGCGATGTCATCTATCTGAAAGACCAGACCTGGATTGATGCGGGCATACAGCTGCAGGGTAAAGGCACGGCCAGGCAGCCTATCAGCATCCTTCCCCAAACGCCGGGAGGGGTGGTTTTCAGCGGACAATCTTACGTGCAGCTTGGCGGGGAATACCTCTTGTTTAAAGGTTTTCATTTTAAGCGGGGCCATAGCCCAAAAAGGGAAATCATCTCCTTTCGCATCAATAACGATATACTGGCCAGCAACTGCAGGGTCAGCAATATCGTAATCGAGGATTATAGCCAGCCCGAACGCTTTAAAACCGACAGCTGGGTTACCTTTTACGGCAGGCACAACCGGGTAGACCACTCTACTTTTGTCAACAAACTGAACGCAGGTCCGCTCATTATAGCCGAGCTGGACGATGAGCGCAGTCAGCAGAACTATCACAGCATAGACAGCAATTATTTTAAAGGCAGGCAGCGCTTTGGTGCCAACGGCGGCGAAACCATACGCATTGGTGTCGCCAGGTATTCCTTAAGTGCTTCGCGCACCAGCATTACCGGCAATTATTTTGAACGCTGCAATGGCGAGGTAGAAGTGGTATCCATTAAATCGGGTGAAAACAAGGTCAGCTTCAACACCTTTTATGAATGTGAAGGCGGACTGGTATTGCGGCATGGCTCTGGTAATGTGGTAGAAGGGAATTTTTTCATTGGCAACAACAAGGCGTTTACCGGTGGCGTAAGGGTCATTAACCCAGAGCAAAAAGTCATCAACAATGTCTTTTACCAGCTTAAGGGCATCAATTTCAGGGCTACCCTGGCCGTAATGAACGGCGTACCCAACTCGCAGCTCAACAGGTATTTCCAGGTAAAAGATGCACTGATCGAAAAAAACAGCTTTATCAGTTGTGAAAGCATCCTGTTTGGCACAGGCAAAGATGCAGAGCGGACGCTGGGGCCGGAAAACGTTTCGTTCAAACGCAACCTGATCGTTACGGACGGTGATCAGGCCTTTACCGATGCCAATAACAACGGGGGTATCCATTTTTCGGAAAATGCTTTGGGAGTTGATTTCAGAGGAAAAATACCTGAAGGCTTCAGTAAGATAAAACCGAGTACGATATCTGTACAAGGCATTGAGCTGCCTTACGATGCACAGTATGGGGCCGAGTTGAAACGGATGCCTTTCATCAGGAAAGAACAGACCGGGGCAGCCTGGTATAAACCTGCGGTTGCTGTACCGGCAAGAAAACCACAGCATTTTCTGGTAACTGCAGCACGGGCCGGGTCTATACCCGACCTCATCAAAAAGACCATTGCAGGTGATACGCTTATTTTAACCGAAGAGGGGACTTACAAAATGCTTGAAGAAATAAGGGTAAGTAAACCACTGGTGATTATGGCAGCTAAAAACCTCAAAGGCAGACCGGTATTGGTGAATGCGAGCTTTAAGTCCTTGCCGGCCTTTATCTGCATAGAAAATGGCGGCGATCTACAACTGAATGGTCTGGCTTTTAAAGGTACTTATCAGAGTTATGCAACAGCCGACGGCGGGATCAGGTCTACCGACCTGCCCATGAACAGGCCTTACAAACTGACAATAGACAACTGCGAGTTTTCAGACTATAACGAAAGCAACAACGGGGCTTTCAGGGCGGGAAAAAGCACATTTGCAGACAGCCTGGTAGTAACCAACTCGATATTTCACAACATGTCGGGTGCCGGTCTCGATCTTTCCGCCGAAAAAGACGATAAAGGTTTCTACAATGCGGAATACACCATCGTCAGAAACTGCAGCTTCAGCAATATGCTGAGTGGCGCCATTAATATCTATCGTGGTGGAAATGACGAAAGTACTTTAGGCCCCTTTGTAACCATAGACCATTGTACTTTTAATGAAGTGGAAAACCGCGAGCAGGGCACAGTGATCAAACTGGTGGGTGCACAGCGGGCTTCCATTACCCATTGCAGTTTCTCGCAAAGCGGGCAAGGAGGCAGATCTATACAGTTCCAGGAATACAGGTGGGACAATATCCTGGTAGATTATTGTAATTTCTATGAGTCGGGCAAAGTAGAATCCTTTTATAACAAAGCCATGGGCAGCAACAATACCTTTAAAAAATTGCCATAA